A region from the Vicia villosa cultivar HV-30 ecotype Madison, WI linkage group LG3, Vvil1.0, whole genome shotgun sequence genome encodes:
- the LOC131662344 gene encoding beta-1,2-xylosyltransferase-like: MNKRVLIRILLFLIVFNSFYLCLYFIHHNSSNPFPKKPPFKRPFIEIQQKTHLSKPWPILPSYLPWSKASIFVPLRSCEGYFGNGFTRRLEVFSGDNGGGWFRCWYSESLRSSVCEGGRVRMKVEKIEMAKGGESLVDVIGRSEEAELPVFRGGAFEVDGGEGFGGEGKLIVDGEFLDRYVPEGEIVRHTMRDLISKIRVVGRKEFACDQWIEEPTLLVTRFEYANLFHTITDWYSAYVSSRVTGLPNRPHLIFVDGHCTAQLEETWKALFSSVRYAKNFTGSVCFRHAILSPLGYETALFKGLTEEIFCDGASAQELRQKPDDLKTARLSEFGEMIRAAFELPLNLNHKLPISGGHNVLFVRREDYLAHPRHGGKVESRLTNEAEVFESLKSWASNYKGCKINLVNGLFAHMSMKEQVRAIQDASVIIGAHGAGLTHIVSALPKTVILEIISSQFRRPHFAYIARWKGLEYHAINLDGSYANTETVINALVSIMKSLRC; encoded by the exons ATGAACAAAAGGGTTCTGATTCGGATCCTACTGTTCCTCATCGTCTTCAACTCCTTCTATCTCTGTCTCTACTTCATCCACCACAACTCTTCAAATCCTTTCCCAAAAAAGCCACCTTTCAAACGACCCTTCATAGAGATACAACAAAAAACCCATCTCTCAAAACCATGGCCAATTCTACCCTCTTACTTACCATGGTCAAAAGCTTCGATTTTTGTTCCTCTACGCTCCTGTGAAGGCTATTTCGGAAATGGGTTCACGCGCCGTCTTGAGGTTTTTTCCGGTGATAATGGAGGTGGGTGGTTTAGGTGTTGGTACAGTGAGAGTTTGAGGAGTTCGGTTTGTGAAGGTGGGAGGGTGAGGATGAAGGTGGAGAAGATTGAAATGGCGAAGGGTGGGGAGAGTTTGGTTGATGTTATTGGGAGAAGCGAAGAGGCGGAGTTACCGGTGTTTCGAGGCGGCGCGTTTGAGGTTGATGGGGGTGAAGGGTTTGGAGGTGAAGGGAAATTGATTGTTGATGGGGAGTTTCTGGATCGGTATGTTCCGGAAGGGGAGATTGTGAGACATACTATGAGGGATTTGATTAGCAAGATTCGGGTTGTTGGAAGGAAAGAATTTGCTTGTGATCAG TGGATCGAGGAACCGACACTTCTGGTGACACGCTTTGAATATGCAAATCTTTTTCACACTATTACAGACTGGTACAGCGCATATGTTTCCTCTAGAGTTACCGGCCTGCCTAATCGACCTCATTTGATCTTTGTCGATGGACACTGTACG GCTCAACTTGAAGAGACATGGAAAGCGTTATTCTCGAGCGTCAGATATGCTAAAAACTTCACTGGATCAGTTTGTTTTCGTCATGCTATTCTCTCGCCTTTGGGATACGAGACTGCACTATTTAAAGGGCTAACGGAAGAAATATTTTGCGACGGAGCTTCCGCGCAAGAACTACGGCAAAAGCCTGATGATCTAAAAACCGCACGTCTTTCTGAGTTTGGAGAAATGATAAGAGCAGCATTTGAATTACCTTTAAACTTAAACCATAAACTACCAATCTCTGGAGGACATAATGTCCTTTTTGTTCGTCGGGAAGATTATTTAGCTCATCCACGTCACGGTGGTAAAGTTGAATCAAGACTAACGAACGAGGCAGAGGTATTCGAATCTTTGAAGAGTTGGGCGTCTAATTACAAAGGATGTAAAATCAACCTCGTCAACGGATTGTTCGCGCACATGTCTATGAAAGAGCAGGTACGAGCTATTCAAGATGCATCGGTGATCATTGGTGCTCACGGTGCTGGTCTTACTCACATAGTATCTGCATTGCCTAAAACTGTGATTCTAGAGATCATTAGCAGCCAGTTTAGACGTCCACATTTTGCGTACATTGCGCGGTGGAAAGGGTTGGAGTATCATGCAATTAACCTTGACGGGTCTTATGCAAATACCGAAACTGTAATCAATGCTCTGGTCAGCATAATGAAAAGCCTTCGATGTTGA